Proteins encoded by one window of Papio anubis isolate 15944 chromosome 7, Panubis1.0, whole genome shotgun sequence:
- the LOC101008272 gene encoding 60S ribosomal protein L36a-like: protein MVNVPKTRSAFCKKCGKHQPHKVTQYRKGKDSLYAQGKRRYDPKESGCGGQTKPIFRKKAKTTKKIVLRLECVEPTCRSKRMLAIKRCKHFELEGDKRKGQVIQF from the coding sequence ATGGTCAACGTACCTAAAACCCGAAGCGCCTTCTGTAAAAAGTGTGGTAAGCATCAGCCTCACAAAGTGACACAGTATAGGAAGGGCAAGGATTCCTTGTATGCCCAGGGAAAGAGGCGCTATGATCCGAAGGAGAGTGGCTGTGGCGGACAGACAAAGCCAATTTTCCGGAAGAAGGCTAAGACCACAAAGAAGATTGTGCTAAGGCTGGAATGTGTTGAGCCTACCTGCAGATCCAAGAGGATGTTGGCCATTAAGAGATGCAAGCATTTTGAACTGGAAGGAGATAAGAGAAAGGGCCAAGTGATCCAGTTCTAA